TCCTTGGTCGTGGCCGGGACAGGGGCCGTCGGCATACAAGCCACAGTTTTCTGACCTGCGCCCGAAGCGCCATCTGGAGAAGCATTGATGGTACCACGGTGTTTGCTCCTTGGcgtcggcggcaatggcggcggatgcagctgctgctggaactccgggctgCCTCGGCCGTGGGCCGCCACCGTGGAAGTTCTCGGCTGCTGCTCCTTGTCCCAGGAACTGCCGTTCTTCAGCTTGCTGGTAACCTGCTTGGCAATGCGCTCCTGCTCCATGCACCGGCTGGCCTCACGCGGGTTGTGCGCGTAGTCCGAGTACTTGCTTCGGTGGCTGGTGACAGCTTCGGCCACCTTGCGCTGGAAGGGCTCCTTGTCGGCGGCGCGGAGAGGAAGCCACAGCTTTGCCAGGCGGCTGCTAAGGCGCCCGTTGTCTTCGTTCGCGTGCGTGGCGGCCACCGAACGCCTTTTCTCCTGCGTGAACTGCATGAAGGCGTTAGGTGGCGGGGGAACACGTGATCGCAGCTTGTAGCAGCGTTGCACCTCGCTGCGCAACGATGCACCCACCATGCCGTAATGAGAGGCCACAGGAACggtcatcgctgctgctgctgctgcacagcCTCGGTCACGTTGCGGCGGTTCTTTGCTGCAGCGGACCCAGGGGCAAGCGACGATGGCTGGCCTTTGCAGGTCTGTGGAGCAGGAGTgtctcgttgttgttgttgttgcctcaaaacatggctcgtacccacgagggggattggccacactggataaaataaaacatacacctaacaacgaacaaaggggtaaaagtgcataatcaaaattaagattttggcaactacttaacacagattttaagatttCCTATGCATacattaactaaataaaaattaagagaaaactaactacaaaaataaacataaaataacatgtcccacagtcggtaccctagcagcgtaaccttccggatgcttcaataagtTTGTGTACAGCCGTGATCATAGAACCCtcacttgtgcctaattgacaggcccaaaagacaaaatgtttggcgttgtaagtgccaaacccagattactgcttggaaataacagaaacattctacggagggaggagaagcggtggcaagaaagaaagaaatggtcaatagtctccggttgattacaaaacgagcagaggtcagtgattgataaaccggatctatgaagataaacaTTTaggcgtcacctcacattggcgtgacagcgtcacctcacattggcgtgaaaggcacttgctcgtgttccaccgaaattttaaatgttgaaaatcgtctgaagaaagtatggacgagtcatggcaactcagcaataaaaggcgtttaaatctagctcctgttataaaagagaaatcaggaagaatatttatgaccggaccatttagtgatgtcgaagcgagcgagtcagctgattcatttaaaaagattccactatgtccggggacgcagagaaagcggacttcggataaattttctggggcaagagtcgaaaatatactcagtaggtgtgactgataattggaagttaaatgtgtacagaccgaaagcgcatctgtaacaactattaccttagaattctgtggacccaattttcggatggcaagaataactgccagaaattctgcaagaaatattggagtgtaatcagcgagacggagagcagaagaccagttgagttgattttgtgatgcgtccgtagaaataaccaaatgagacggaaattgactaagatggtcttgaaggagaccttcaagtatgcgcgcaggaagaagtttcacgtgttttggaaaaatatcatcaaaagtgagttttattttgaatgaattagattttggagaaatcaggcgcggtaggctaacttgaagttttgataaccagcgattgaacaaaaataacttgtggctgtcggtaacgccgccatactgttctgaaaaatgattctggtgaattgatgaaaacgggttgcaaattggaaaagggtgtatcataaagcttcaggaaagtcaggacagtaagttgcttaaatctggaatcaagcggaataattccagactccagataaagaacattattagccacaaaacttggcagcccgaggcagagacgcagcgcttgcctttccagtagaattaaaggtcttagcttgtatgctgcacatcctgaaaaaagaacacaaccaaattctagaatggggcggacgtaaagcttataaatcatcagcaacgtggatctacgcatccctgtgtttttattgctgaaccggcgcaacaatgccattgcacgttctcctttattagcatttgcttctatttgctgctgccagtttagcttaccatcataagttatccctaagtacttcaaagttggaacttgcggaatcggctgattacgataatgaagagaaatagagacaggatttgacaatggaaacaccagtagagcgcatttctttacgttatGCGAAAAAGACAtgccgtccagccaggactcgagttcagacaagtaagattgcaaaatttggtataacgtattaatatcccttgctgatgagaaaaatgcaatgtcatcagcatagagatagagttgtacatcctgatggattggcacagaagataacaaaatattgaacaaaagtggcgaaagaactgatccctgtggtacgcctctcgtctgtttatacgtatccgatgtcaccccatccttgaaacaaaaaaattctctatcgaaaaggaactcttgtatccaggctactaaatagtctggaacagaacagctaactaatcgagaaattaaaatttcatgttcgacactgtcatatgcttttgcaatatctaaagttaccaatgccgatatatctcctgattgtcctgcgagtcgaatgcggctttctaaatcaacgtgagctgaccattCTCGAAGAACGAGCTGCCCAGATAGGAGTCGTCGTCTTCTCTGTCTCGCGCAGAAGCgtacgtaataataataataatgatgatggtaACGACGATGAAGATCCCCATTTATGGCGCGTGCTCACCAACGAAATGTGCAAATATTTGGGCGGCAGGACGAAGTTTACGATGAAGTAATTAAAATGTTGTTCTaagaacagaaacgaaaaaaagGAAGACTATACGAAAGACAGGTGAAAGGAGCGTAGTACATACGTGAGCAGTCTAATTGAAACAAAGTTATAAATACCTTTTTATGAAGGGAATAAAAAACTAAACAGTAAATACTGTAAGAGATTCGCTGAAATTAAATTCAGTGAAATAAATTATGAACAGAGAACTAATGTGAAGCTACACAGATTTGCACGGACTTGCTTCTTTAAAAAATTACCGACGATTACgaaactccctaatgcgaaatttgagcgtaaTTCTATAAGTGTCTTCATTACGCGATAcattgaggcatcgcaccgatcaccgcaccgactggcagaccGGCGACGCGCGAAGCAATACTATGTAGACCGACCACACAGTTGCCGAGCTTATGCCACCTTAATAAGCCGCGAACGCTATGCgggaaggcgagctttctggtacttctaagagcggagctgttctaggtcgaggctgcgccgtccgtctGTCCACCGCTGTCACGCATCATCCATCTCTAACATCACCCATAATCGCACGAAAACCACTAGAAAACAAACATAATCACTGAAACCCCCACAAACTCACAGAAACTCCCAGGTAATGACAGAAAATCCCACAAAATCAGAGAAACACAAGAGAACCACAGATCCGCTGTTTCAGCAGATTTCACATTGAGTGGAAATGGgtttacttttttctttcccgCTCTGCCCTCAAATGTATGAGCTCTGCTTCGTTGTCTATGTGGCTTGCTCGCAGTAATGAAAGAAGAGATGGAATGATAGGCAAAATTGATATATCCGTTAGGTGGTGTCCAACCTAATAAAATTGCGGAAAATAGCTGCGTGTTCGTTAGACGGTGCATGGATTCTGAGATCGCGCCGTCCCGAGGTTGCCACATACAACGCAATACGACGCTATCTCTGAGCCTTTCCTTTTGGGAGGCCGGAATTTCGCCGTTGTTTCCAAAGTTAGTAGACCGATTCTGGTAATGTTCATTTGTCCGAAAAGCGAAAGGCACTGCACCCAAGACTAAGTGCATCAAAATAGCAGAGTTCGATCTAATGAAATGAATTTAGAGCGTAATAGCCTTGGTTGCCATCTCAGAAATTACAAATGGCATACTTTACAGGGCGTCGACATTAAACAACTAGCTCTGGAGAaacaggtggtgtccaaatcgcaACTCCTGCGACAGCTCTCGTGGAATAGCGGAAACCATGCAACCTCGAAGGCTATGCGTCTGTGTTTTGAAAGCACCGAAAGCAAATGGAAGGGCCAGAAACACGGCATGGTTGCCATTAACATTTATTCTGCAAAACATGGTTATCATGATTTGTTTCCGCCTCTTGCATTTGCTTTTTGCATATGCTGTCTGCAATAGCAATGCCTTAACACTAGGTTACGCTGCTGGAAAGTACCGTTCACTGGGGGCTCGGATTTGGACACCACATATTACTTATAGAGCTTACCGCAAATGCAAGGgctccaaaaaaaaaacgaattgaaAACAAAAGACGAAGTCGAGCGTGCGCTGTGCGTTTTGTTTTCCCTTTTTGCACCACCACTTGAATGATCGCAACTTCTGATTCTTTCCACCGTAATTCGCATCGCTTCTGCCTGAATACGTGTGGTACAACCTTGTCCCAAATGTACGCATTCACACAAACAATAAAATGCTCAGGAGATATATATTTCTAGTCCCAGTACTCCCAACTTCACGTTTAATTGCACACAGACTTTCACTTGAATGTGGCAGTGTTGCCATACTTCAATTCCCAAGTATTTTCGTAAGCATATATTTACGCGTTATGGGAACGAAATTACATGCGAGTAATAGCCGTAAAATAGTTATAGACGCGTTTCCATCTAGATTGAACTCCGGCGCCAGCGTACAGGGGAGCTTGAAGTACGGCGCGTCAGTAGAAAGAAGGCATTTTTCACTTCCTCTTCTATCAGAGGAGGCCTgtgctatatactgtatttactcaaATAATGAGCATATACTTTCTTGCGGAAGAATATGCTtgaagttggggggggggggtgcgtttattacgcgGGGTGAAATTTTGAGCGAAtttttttccgcggccacctcttAAAAAGCCACAGTTTCGCAGGCGATctaacgattgcgatagcaaatgcgttgAGAGccatatgaagtaaggatagtagttttatcggccgtataaacttgcaacgTAATTTAACCAGCACGGTGCGAGCGCGCACAGGCAGACATGatccaatcacactcgatgaccgcgggcactcATATATATGACAGTATTGCCAGAATATTTATTCGTACTCCAATCTGTAAATGTCGAGCTTCGAGCATCTTCCTTCTCTGGTTTCAATATCGTCggcagaataaataaataaaaaaaaaactggcccgCCGTTTGAAGCTTATTCCAGGTGTAGTGCGACGATTTATTAGATGGTAATCACGTCTCACACAATCGAGATggtccacgaacgctgatcgcgTGCACAGCGGCAGATgcaagagcgcttcttcttcctcttcttcactacaatggcccacGGGAGAGAAGattagccatcctggcgacttacggcgTAGGAatgatcagggggtcatagtatggcttaagtcggctgacatgaaccgtgtgacgcccgcgatgtctaaggtcgtgtgatggcgtcacaggatcgacaacgtagttgacagcggAGGTATGGTCGATGACGTGGTAAGGGCCATCATAGCGTCCAAGAAGTTTGGCTGAAAGGCCAGGACTGTGAGgcgggatccacaaccaaacaagggaaccaagcggaaaatgtggtgtaggcacgttactgtcatgcctcAGCTTTTGGCGGCCTTGAGCGGCGATCGTAAGGGTACgagcgagctgcctacagtcctctgcgtatttggcagCTTCAGACAATGGCGtacattcagaagcgtcgggtcggtatgggagcagcgCGTCCATTGTACACGAaggctcgcggccatataaccgaaagaatggcgaaaagccagtggtagcttgtgtggccgtattataggcatacgttacgaacggcaaaacagtgtcccagttactgtgatccgaggcaacgtacatagtcaacatgtcaccgagtgtgcggttgaacctctctgtcaagccgttcgtttgcggatggtaggaggtagacttgcggtgaacgatgttGCATGCAGcaagaagggcttgtattacttcggacaggaacagacgcccccggtcgctgagcagttcgcgtggtgctccatgtcgaagaacgaagttccgcaagatgaagaaggcaacttcGCGCGCAGAGGCCGCCgggagtgcggcagtctcggcgttgCGCGTCAAGTGTTCGACACCTACAATTATCcgtcggttacccgaggaactgcagggaagtggtctgtataggtctatgccgacgcgatcaatggccgggccgggcaggggagcggctgtaactcgccaggagggcgctgttgaattttacgccgttggcacgccgtgcaagcgcgcacgtactggcgcacgaagtgatacatgccgtgccagtagaaacgctgcctcagccgagtatacgttttcagaacgccgccgtgaccattatgaggagcagcatggaaataagcgcatatgtcggtacgcatgtgtcgtggtatcacaagcagtcATTTATGACCATCAGGCAAATAGTTTCTGCGGTAAAGAACGTTGTCGCgaacagcaaagtgagcggcttggcgacgaagtgttcgagaagagggtgtgacggatggatcgtggaggaaattcagcatagcggaaagcaggggatccttacgcttttcgtccggcatatcagcgatgttgatggtcgacatggatgcgaaaggcgttgacactgaagccacatcggaaagTGTCGGCGATCTGGACagcgcatcggcgtcagagtgctttctgcctgatctgtagacaacgcggatgtcatattcttgtaagcgaagtgcccagcggccgaggcgacctgacggatctttcaacgaagACATCCAGCAAAGGgggtggtggtcggtaacaatgtcaaaagggcgaccatataggtatggacgaaatttgacgagagcccaaataatggccaagcactccttttctgtcacagagtagttggcttctgccttctttaaagtgcggctcgcatatgcgacgacgtactcatcgtaGCCATCTTTCCGTTgggctaggactgcaccaagtccgatgccgctggcgtccgtgtgtagctctgtgggcgctgtgggatcgtagtgccgaagaatcggcggcgaagtaagtacttcttctttctggggttttacgtgccaaaaccagttctgattatgaggcacgccgcggcgaagtaagtaggcggcgtAGTTGCTTAAAGGCTTCGTCACACGAATTTGAACACGCGGAGATGCCTCCGCTAgcggtaagcaaattggtcagtggtgcgatgatagtTGCAAAATTGCACACAAAACGcagaaaataagagcagagccctataaagctgcggagtgccttaagagtagtgggcatcggaaatTCTGCGACCGCGCCAAGTTTGGCTGGGTCCGGAAGcacaccgtccttcgaaacaacgtgttccaatattgttaacttgcgggcagcaaaacggcactttttgatgtggCGTTggaggccagcagaggtgaggcaggTAAGTATATCACGCAAGccaacgaggtgcgtcgggaaatcgggcgaaaacacgacgatATAATCAAGGTAGcacagacatgttttccacttgtagttaccaaggatggtgtccatcatacgctcgaaagtagcaggcgcgttgcagagcccgagcggcattacggtaaattgccgacacgcggtatggtcgctggcgtaatggtggatgggaaccagtgtggacgcTGTGAGtaacggtcgccgtacgtcccagggatggttggtcgcaatcaaacgatgAACGAAAATTCTGAAGTAGCGCGAgaacttgctggcggtacgga
The DNA window shown above is from Dermacentor silvarum isolate Dsil-2018 chromosome 1, BIME_Dsil_1.4, whole genome shotgun sequence and carries:
- the LOC119443811 gene encoding transcription factor Sox-10 — translated: MTVPVASHYGMVGASLRSEVQRCYKLRSRVPPPPNAFMQFTQEKRRSVAATHANEDNGRLSSRLAKLWLPLRAADKEPFQRKVAEAVTSHRSKYSDYAHNPREASRCMEQERIAKQVTSKLKNGSSWDKEQQPRTSTVAAHGRGSPEFQQQLHPPPLPPTPRSKHRGTINASPDGASGAGQKTVACMPTAPVPATTKDLEGHVVPVKAAALRPLAELLKSQRNTSTIMLSGP